A genomic stretch from Mycobacterium cookii includes:
- a CDS encoding ATP-dependent helicase produces the protein MTPRPDNPLARFSVVTRDWFAGTFAAPTPAQGDAWAAIADGHNTLVIAPTGSGKTLAAFLWAIDKLAGSPRAGRAAGTRVLYVSPLKALAVDVERNLRTPMAGMARVAAQRGLPAPEITVGLRSGDTSPARRRQLISSPPDVLITTPESLFLMLTSAARETLTGVETVIVDEVHAIAGTKRGAHLALSLERLDDMLETPAQRIGLSATVRPPEEVARFLSGAAPTTIVAPPAAKTFELTVQVPVPDMANLANNSIWPDVEARLVDLVETHNSTIVFANSRRLAERLTARLNEIHAERSGEGTVSNDANPKVAGGAPAHLLGSGQTYGAPTLLARAHHGSVSKEQRAIVEEDLKTGRLKAVVATSSLELGIDMGAVDLVIQVEAPPSVASGLQRIGRAGHQVGEISHGVLFPKHRTDLIGCAVSVQRMLSGEIETMRVPTNPLDILAQHTVAASALEPLDADRWFDTVRRSAPFATLPRSAFEATLDLLSGKYPSTDFAELRPRLVYDRDHGTMTARPGAQRLAVTSGGAIPDRGMFTVYLATDSETPSRVGELDEEMVYESRPGDVIALGATSWRITEITHDRVLVIPAPGEPARLPFWRGDDSGRPAELGRAVGKFTGELAGLDRGEFEKRCAELGFNDYATENLWKLLDDQRTATTVVPTDATLLVERFRDELGDWRVILHSPYGLRVHGPLALAVSRRLRERYGIDEKPTASDDGIVVRLPDTISEAGADSPPGAELFVFDADEIDPIVTAEVGGSALFASRFRECAARALLLPRRNPGRRSPLWHQRQRAAQLLDVARKYPDFPIVLEAVRECLQDVYDVPTLAGLMTDIAARKIRVLETETSTPSPFAASLLFGYVGAFMYEGDSPLAERRAAALSLDSTLLAELLGRVELRELLDPEVVAATGRQLQHLSPERAARDAEAVADLLRLLGPLNTDEVAARAGGADVGGWLEALYAAKRALPVSFAGRSWWVAIEDVGRLRDGVGVAVPVGVPASFTGPVADPLGELVGRYARTHAPFTTTDVAERFGLGLRVAADVLGRMAADGRLVRGEFSTDAVGDQWCDAEVLRILRRRSLAALRAQVEPVSTSAYARFLPAWHGLAAATGSPANFGLDGLAAVIDQLAGVPLPASAIEPLVLAPRVRDYSPAMLDELLASGEVMWSGGGAISGSDGWIAFHTADSAPLTLAAPTEIDVTATHRAILDLLTGGGAYFFRQLQHGGAGESELKAALWELIWAGWVTGDTFAPVRATLSGGPGARKRSAPAHRQGRSKRPPRLSRYSVAHPQARSADPTVAGRWSALPTPEPDSTLRAHHQAELLLNRHGVLVRGAVAAEGVPGGFATLYKVLTAFEDAGRCQRGYFVESLGGAQFAVASTVDRLRSYLDGVDPERPEYRAVVLAAADPANPYGAALPWPSRSDGDGAARPGRKAGALVVLVDGELVWFLERGGRSLLSFADDDADASHAAAVALADLVSTGRINGILIERVNSSPVLAPQVSAAVVTALTDAGFARTPRGLRLR, from the coding sequence GTGACCCCTCGCCCCGACAATCCGCTCGCGCGGTTCAGCGTCGTCACCCGTGACTGGTTCGCGGGCACGTTCGCGGCACCCACCCCCGCGCAGGGCGACGCCTGGGCGGCCATCGCCGACGGCCACAACACACTGGTCATCGCGCCGACCGGTTCCGGCAAGACACTGGCGGCGTTCCTGTGGGCCATCGACAAGTTGGCCGGCTCGCCGCGGGCGGGGCGGGCTGCGGGAACCAGGGTGCTCTACGTCTCGCCACTCAAGGCGCTGGCCGTCGACGTCGAGCGCAACCTGCGCACGCCGATGGCCGGGATGGCCCGGGTTGCCGCGCAACGGGGTCTGCCCGCCCCGGAGATCACCGTCGGGCTGCGGTCGGGCGACACGTCGCCGGCCCGACGCCGCCAGCTGATCAGCTCACCGCCGGACGTGCTGATCACCACCCCGGAGTCGCTGTTTTTGATGCTGACGTCAGCAGCCCGCGAGACCTTGACCGGCGTGGAGACGGTGATCGTCGACGAGGTGCACGCGATCGCCGGCACAAAGCGGGGCGCCCATCTGGCTTTGTCACTCGAGCGGCTCGACGACATGCTGGAAACGCCGGCCCAGCGAATCGGGTTATCTGCCACGGTGCGTCCGCCCGAGGAGGTAGCCCGGTTCCTGTCCGGGGCAGCCCCGACAACCATCGTGGCGCCCCCGGCGGCCAAGACCTTCGAGCTGACCGTGCAGGTGCCGGTGCCCGATATGGCCAACCTGGCCAACAACAGCATCTGGCCCGACGTCGAGGCGCGACTGGTCGACCTGGTCGAAACGCACAACTCGACGATCGTGTTCGCCAACTCCCGCCGTCTGGCCGAGCGACTGACCGCCCGCCTCAACGAGATTCACGCCGAGCGCTCGGGCGAAGGAACGGTGTCCAATGACGCGAATCCGAAGGTCGCCGGTGGCGCACCGGCCCATCTGCTCGGCAGTGGCCAGACCTACGGCGCGCCGACTTTGTTGGCCCGCGCACATCACGGATCAGTCAGCAAAGAGCAACGCGCCATCGTCGAAGAAGACCTCAAGACCGGGCGGCTGAAAGCGGTGGTGGCGACCTCGAGCCTGGAACTGGGCATCGACATGGGCGCAGTCGATCTGGTGATCCAGGTGGAGGCACCGCCGTCGGTGGCCAGCGGACTGCAGCGCATCGGCCGGGCCGGGCACCAGGTCGGTGAGATCTCGCACGGAGTGCTGTTTCCCAAACATCGCACCGACTTGATCGGCTGCGCGGTGTCGGTGCAGCGCATGCTCAGCGGCGAGATCGAGACGATGCGGGTGCCCACCAATCCGCTCGACATCCTGGCCCAGCACACCGTCGCCGCGTCCGCGCTGGAACCGCTGGACGCCGACCGCTGGTTCGACACGGTTCGGCGCAGCGCACCGTTTGCAACGCTGCCGCGCAGCGCATTTGAGGCCACCCTGGACCTGCTGTCCGGCAAATACCCGTCGACCGACTTCGCCGAGTTACGGCCGCGGCTGGTCTACGACCGCGACCACGGCACAATGACGGCGCGGCCGGGCGCACAGCGGCTCGCGGTCACCTCCGGCGGCGCCATCCCCGACCGCGGCATGTTCACCGTCTATCTGGCCACCGACTCCGAAACCCCTTCCCGGGTAGGCGAACTCGACGAAGAGATGGTCTACGAATCCCGTCCGGGTGACGTCATCGCGTTGGGCGCCACCAGCTGGCGGATCACCGAGATCACCCACGATCGGGTGCTGGTCATTCCGGCGCCGGGCGAACCCGCGCGACTTCCGTTCTGGCGCGGCGACGATTCCGGGCGCCCCGCCGAACTGGGCCGCGCGGTCGGCAAGTTCACCGGTGAGTTGGCCGGCCTGGACCGTGGAGAATTCGAAAAGCGTTGTGCTGAGCTGGGTTTCAACGACTATGCCACCGAAAATCTGTGGAAGCTTCTGGATGACCAGCGCACCGCCACCACCGTGGTACCCACCGACGCCACGCTGCTGGTCGAGCGGTTCCGCGACGAGCTCGGCGACTGGCGGGTCATCCTGCATTCCCCGTATGGCTTGCGTGTGCACGGTCCGCTCGCACTGGCGGTGAGCCGGCGACTGCGCGAGCGCTACGGCATCGACGAAAAGCCGACCGCCTCCGACGACGGCATCGTGGTGCGGCTGCCCGACACCATCTCGGAGGCCGGAGCCGACTCGCCGCCGGGTGCTGAACTTTTCGTCTTCGATGCCGACGAGATCGACCCGATCGTCACCGCCGAAGTAGGCGGTTCGGCGTTGTTCGCGTCCAGGTTCCGGGAGTGCGCGGCGCGCGCGCTGCTGCTGCCGCGACGCAATCCCGGGCGCCGCTCACCGCTGTGGCATCAGCGTCAGCGCGCCGCACAGCTGCTGGACGTGGCCCGTAAATACCCGGACTTTCCGATCGTGCTGGAGGCGGTCCGCGAGTGCCTGCAGGACGTCTACGACGTGCCGACGCTGGCCGGGCTGATGACCGATATCGCCGCACGGAAAATCCGCGTGCTGGAAACCGAGACCTCAACGCCGTCCCCGTTCGCGGCGTCGCTGCTGTTCGGCTACGTCGGGGCTTTCATGTACGAAGGGGACAGCCCGCTGGCCGAGCGCCGCGCCGCCGCGCTGTCGTTGGACTCCACGCTGCTGGCGGAACTTCTCGGCCGCGTCGAGCTGCGCGAGTTGCTCGACCCCGAGGTGGTCGCGGCCACCGGCCGCCAACTGCAGCACCTTTCACCCGAACGGGCTGCCCGCGACGCCGAGGCGGTCGCCGATCTGCTGCGACTGCTGGGCCCGCTGAACACCGACGAGGTCGCCGCTCGCGCCGGCGGCGCTGATGTCGGCGGCTGGCTGGAGGCGTTGTACGCCGCCAAGCGGGCGTTGCCGGTTTCCTTCGCCGGCCGCAGCTGGTGGGTGGCGATCGAGGACGTCGGCCGACTTCGCGACGGCGTCGGGGTGGCGGTGCCGGTGGGCGTGCCGGCCAGCTTCACCGGACCGGTCGCCGACCCGCTGGGTGAGCTCGTCGGCCGCTACGCGCGCACCCACGCTCCGTTCACCACTACCGACGTCGCTGAACGCTTCGGGCTCGGCTTGCGAGTGGCGGCTGATGTGCTGGGCCGGATGGCCGCCGACGGCCGCCTGGTCCGCGGCGAGTTCTCCACCGACGCCGTCGGCGACCAGTGGTGTGACGCCGAGGTGCTGCGGATTCTGCGTCGCAGATCGCTGGCGGCGCTGCGGGCCCAGGTGGAACCGGTCAGCACCAGCGCCTACGCCCGCTTCCTGCCCGCCTGGCACGGGCTGGCTGCAGCGACGGGTTCGCCCGCGAACTTCGGCCTCGACGGCCTGGCCGCCGTCATCGATCAGCTGGCCGGGGTCCCGCTGCCGGCCTCGGCGATCGAACCGCTGGTGCTAGCTCCACGCGTGCGCGATTACTCCCCCGCCATGCTCGACGAGCTGCTGGCCTCCGGCGAGGTCATGTGGTCCGGTGGCGGCGCGATTTCAGGCAGCGACGGCTGGATCGCGTTCCACACCGCCGATTCGGCGCCGCTGACGCTGGCCGCGCCGACCGAGATCGACGTCACCGCGACCCATCGCGCGATCCTGGACCTGCTGACCGGTGGCGGCGCGTACTTCTTCCGGCAGTTGCAGCACGGCGGTGCAGGCGAAAGCGAGCTCAAGGCGGCGCTGTGGGAGCTGATCTGGGCCGGCTGGGTCACCGGCGACACCTTCGCGCCGGTGCGCGCGACCCTGTCCGGGGGTCCGGGCGCACGCAAACGGTCGGCGCCCGCACACCGCCAGGGTCGCAGTAAGCGCCCACCCCGGCTGAGCCGCTACAGCGTCGCGCACCCGCAAGCGCGCTCGGCCGACCCGACGGTGGCCGGTCGGTGGTCGGCGCTGCCGACACCTGAGCCCGATTCCACTCTGCGGGCCCATCACCAAGCCGAGCTGCTGCTCAACCGGCACGGGGTGCTGGTGCGCGGCGCGGTGGCCGCAGAAGGAGTGCCGGGCGGCTTCGCCACGCTCTACAAGGTGCTGACCGCCTTCGAGGACGCCGGCCGCTGCCAGCGCGGCTATTTCGTCGAGTCCCTCGGCGGAGCCCAGTTCGCGGTCGCCTCCACTGTCGACCGGCTGCGCAGCTACCTCGACGGTGTCGATCCCGAGCGACCGGAGTATCGGGCCGTGGTGCTCGCCGCCGCCGACCCGGCCAACCCGTACGGTGCAGCGCTGCCGTGGCCGTCGCGCAGCGACGGAGACGGCGCGGCCCGACCGGGCCGCAAAGCTGGGGCGCTCGTTGTGCTGGTCGACGGCGAACTGGTGTGGTTCCTCGAGCGTGGCGGGCGGTCGCTGTTGAGCTTCGCCGACGACGACGCGGACGCCAGTCACGCCGCGGCCGTCGCGCTCGCAGATCTGGTCTCAACCGGGCGCATCAACGGGATCCTCATCGAGCGCGTCAACAGTTCGCCGGTGTTGGCGCCGCAGGTGTCCGCTGCGGTCGTGACGGCCCTGACCGACGCCGGGTTCGCCCGGACACCTCGCGGATTGCGGCTGCGATAA
- a CDS encoding TetR/AcrR family transcriptional regulator, giving the protein MRTPRRRLSPEDRRAELLALGAEVFGQRPYDEVRIDEIAERAGVSRALMYHYFPDKRAFFAAVVKGQADQLFETTNTPPTPGQNLFEEVRGGVLAYMQYHQEHPHAAWAAYVGLGRSDPVLLGIDDEAKDRQMEHIMSRIMEVDGSGNPLDPEVERDLRIVVHAWLALTFEVCRQRIIHPETDAGHLSDTCAHALLDAIIRVNNIPDTLAKPMADDQR; this is encoded by the coding sequence GGCACTGGGCGCGGAAGTCTTCGGTCAACGGCCCTACGACGAGGTCCGGATCGACGAGATCGCCGAGCGGGCCGGTGTGTCACGAGCGCTGATGTACCACTACTTTCCCGACAAGCGGGCCTTCTTCGCCGCCGTCGTCAAGGGTCAGGCCGACCAGCTGTTCGAGACCACCAACACCCCGCCCACGCCCGGCCAGAACCTCTTCGAGGAGGTCCGCGGCGGCGTGTTGGCCTACATGCAGTACCACCAGGAGCACCCGCACGCCGCCTGGGCGGCATACGTCGGGCTCGGTCGTTCCGACCCGGTCTTACTCGGCATCGATGATGAGGCCAAAGACCGCCAGATGGAACACATCATGAGTCGCATCATGGAAGTCGACGGATCGGGCAATCCGCTCGATCCCGAGGTCGAGCGCGACCTTCGGATCGTGGTCCACGCGTGGCTGGCACTGACCTTCGAGGTGTGCAGGCAGCGCATCATCCACCCGGAGACCGACGCCGGCCACCTCAGCGACACCTGCGCGCACGCGCTGCTGGATGCGATCATCCGGGTGAACAACATCCCCGACACATTGGCCAAGCCGATGGCGGACGACCAGCGGTAA